Proteins from one Gimesia maris genomic window:
- a CDS encoding sugar ABC transporter substrate-binding protein: MNSALRFLIPLTLLAIGSIGCSNGSDSHSPQSDSTADSGRLFGASFQTMNNPFFVDLGEGLKKELEANGDRLVILDAQFNSLKQKNDLSDLILQNVAGIFVNPVNWEGLKGSLLEANRKKVPIIIVDAPVKKADEELIVCTVASDNVRAGELAAQALAKVNPKARLVVLHLSVNKACIDRVAGFKTELEKHPEMKILDVQEAQGTTEGARPVMRDLIGRYPDLDAVFAINDPNALGVISALDSANKLDQVTIVTVDGSQAGIKAIQAGKLHSTSAQFPREIGKIAAEKMLAHLKGEPVEKDVKVRVELITAENAEQYLEPQ, translated from the coding sequence ATGAACAGTGCGCTACGGTTTCTTATCCCGCTTACCCTGCTCGCAATCGGCAGCATCGGTTGCAGTAACGGTTCCGATTCCCATTCACCGCAGTCGGATTCTACAGCAGACTCAGGCAGGCTGTTCGGTGCCTCCTTTCAGACCATGAACAATCCGTTCTTTGTCGATCTGGGCGAAGGTTTGAAAAAAGAACTCGAGGCGAACGGCGATCGCCTGGTCATCCTGGATGCACAGTTCAATTCTCTCAAACAGAAGAACGATCTCTCCGATCTGATTCTGCAAAATGTCGCCGGCATTTTTGTGAACCCGGTCAACTGGGAAGGCCTGAAGGGATCGTTGCTCGAAGCCAACCGAAAAAAAGTGCCCATCATCATCGTTGATGCGCCCGTGAAAAAAGCGGATGAAGAACTGATTGTCTGCACGGTCGCATCCGATAATGTTCGCGCTGGCGAACTGGCGGCACAGGCACTTGCCAAAGTGAATCCCAAAGCCAGGCTTGTCGTATTGCACCTGTCGGTCAACAAAGCCTGTATTGATCGCGTTGCAGGGTTCAAAACGGAACTGGAAAAACATCCGGAGATGAAAATTCTCGATGTCCAGGAAGCCCAGGGAACGACAGAAGGTGCCCGCCCTGTGATGCGCGACCTGATCGGCCGCTATCCCGATCTGGATGCCGTCTTTGCGATTAATGATCCCAATGCACTCGGCGTGATTTCTGCGCTCGACTCGGCCAACAAACTGGATCAGGTGACGATCGTAACCGTCGATGGTTCTCAGGCCGGGATCAAGGCCATCCAGGCGGGAAAACTGCATTCGACTTCGGCGCAGTTTCCCCGGGAGATCGGCAAGATCGCTGCAGAAAAAATGCTGGCACATCTCAAAGGGGAACCGGTAGAAAAAGATGTAAAAGTACGTGTGGAACTGATCACAGCAGAAAATGCGGAGCAATATCTGGAGCCCCAGTAA
- a CDS encoding polysaccharide biosynthesis protein, protein MPIFCAIYYLAFWLRFEGSLNTDGVLGENGFRMFRSTVLWAVGLKTFTFWSTGVYKIRSRYITTRDVFNLARAATISSAALVIVDYLVFPQFMLPRSVFLIDWGSTILVVCGFCAVIRMVQDSGRILRQQENCKPTFIIGANESGAALLRMIERNKNSCLRVVGFLDDHASRIGTRINNVPVLGSLQEMCALAEKYEVSEILLPADEFPGKTIRSLVEAGNSAEIKVQVLPSYQQLLSGKVEMKPRPVCIEDLLGREPVELDMPSIRNWMDDRVLMVTGSAGSIGSEICRQLLQFSPRKLILVDRSENSQFYLERELHKLGYAGRFDVVIADINDSRRIRSVMQEFQPDILFHAAAYKHVPLMESNPGEAVKNIALATKHLADLAEEFEVDSFVMISSDKAVNPTNVMGANKRIAELYVQSLAARSKCHFVTVRFGNVLGSAGSVVPIFTQQIQNGGPITVTDERMQRFFMTIPEASQLVIQAGAMGRGGEIFVLDMGEPVRITDLATDLVHLSGLKLGEDIEIEFTGLRPGEKLYEELHVDGEKHLPTCHPKIMVAEKVSFSEQFILEAYERLSRLTEQPSPLILAEIQRILPEFQPSSLKPVPDTLKRAA, encoded by the coding sequence TTGCCAATTTTTTGCGCGATCTACTACCTGGCTTTCTGGCTGCGCTTCGAAGGCTCACTCAACACCGACGGTGTGCTGGGCGAAAATGGATTTCGCATGTTTCGTTCCACGGTCCTGTGGGCGGTCGGGTTGAAAACTTTTACCTTCTGGAGCACGGGCGTTTATAAAATCCGCAGCCGTTATATCACGACGCGGGACGTCTTCAATCTGGCACGTGCGGCGACCATCAGTTCCGCGGCTTTGGTCATAGTTGACTATCTTGTCTTTCCTCAATTTATGCTGCCCCGTTCCGTATTTCTGATCGACTGGGGTTCCACCATCCTGGTGGTCTGTGGCTTCTGCGCAGTCATTCGCATGGTGCAGGACAGTGGCCGCATCCTGCGACAGCAGGAAAACTGTAAGCCAACCTTTATCATCGGGGCCAATGAATCCGGGGCCGCTTTGCTCCGCATGATTGAACGCAATAAAAATTCCTGTCTGCGGGTTGTGGGTTTTCTGGATGATCATGCCAGTCGTATAGGCACACGGATTAATAACGTTCCTGTCCTCGGGTCACTTCAGGAAATGTGTGCCCTGGCGGAAAAATATGAAGTATCAGAGATCCTGTTGCCGGCGGATGAATTCCCGGGCAAAACGATTCGAAGTCTGGTCGAGGCGGGAAACTCTGCCGAGATCAAAGTACAGGTTCTACCCAGTTACCAGCAACTGCTTTCGGGCAAAGTCGAGATGAAGCCGCGGCCCGTCTGTATTGAAGACCTGCTGGGCAGAGAACCGGTTGAACTTGATATGCCCAGCATCCGCAACTGGATGGACGACAGAGTTTTAATGGTGACCGGCAGTGCAGGAAGTATTGGCTCAGAAATCTGTCGTCAACTCCTGCAGTTTTCTCCACGAAAACTGATTCTGGTCGACCGTTCCGAAAACAGTCAGTTTTATCTGGAACGCGAATTACACAAGCTGGGATATGCCGGTCGTTTTGATGTGGTGATCGCTGATATCAATGATTCCAGGCGAATTCGATCTGTCATGCAGGAGTTCCAACCCGATATTCTATTCCATGCAGCCGCCTACAAACATGTCCCGTTGATGGAAAGTAATCCGGGCGAAGCTGTTAAAAATATAGCCCTGGCAACCAAGCATCTGGCAGATCTGGCTGAAGAATTCGAAGTCGATTCGTTTGTGATGATTTCTTCTGACAAAGCCGTTAACCCGACCAATGTCATGGGGGCCAACAAACGGATTGCCGAACTGTATGTGCAATCGCTGGCCGCACGTTCGAAATGCCACTTCGTCACAGTTCGCTTTGGAAACGTGCTGGGCTCAGCTGGCAGCGTCGTGCCGATCTTCACTCAGCAGATTCAGAATGGCGGCCCGATTACGGTTACCGACGAACGCATGCAGCGTTTCTTCATGACCATTCCGGAAGCCTCGCAACTGGTGATTCAGGCAGGTGCCATGGGCCGCGGCGGTGAGATCTTTGTTCTCGACATGGGTGAACCGGTCAGGATTACCGACCTGGCAACTGACCTGGTACATCTCTCCGGCCTCAAACTGGGCGAAGATATTGAGATCGAATTCACGGGGCTCAGACCAGGAGAAAAACTCTACGAAGAACTGCATGTCGACGGCGAAAAGCATCTGCCCACATGCCATCCCAAAATTATGGTTGCTGAAAAAGTCAGTTTCAGCGAACAGTTTATTCTGGAAGCCTACGAGAGGCTTTCCCGTCTTACGGAACAACCTTCACCTCTGATCCTGGCCGAGATTCAACGCATTCTGCCTGAGTTTCAGCCTTCTTCACTCAAGCCGGTTCCGGATACGCTCAAACGCGCCGCCTGA
- a CDS encoding anthranilate synthase component II: MIFVLDNYDSFTYNLVQRFGEIDPSLKMEVARNDQTTIAEIEAAAPEKIIISPGPCTPGEAGLSKEVIKYFAGKIPILGVCLGHQCIAEVFGAQVVRAPRLMHGKVSLVHHNGTGVFQNLPSPFQATRYHSLIVPEESCPEELEICAWVEEEGHPKEVMGLRHRDFSVHGVQFHPESFLTLEGLTLLKNFLQLPAEQLSTT, translated from the coding sequence GTGATATTCGTTCTCGATAACTACGATTCATTTACCTATAATCTGGTACAACGGTTCGGCGAAATCGATCCCAGCCTGAAGATGGAGGTGGCACGGAACGATCAGACCACAATCGCCGAAATCGAAGCGGCTGCTCCGGAAAAAATCATCATTTCCCCGGGTCCCTGCACACCGGGCGAAGCCGGGCTTTCCAAAGAGGTCATTAAGTATTTCGCAGGTAAGATCCCGATTCTGGGTGTCTGCCTGGGGCACCAGTGTATTGCGGAGGTCTTCGGAGCCCAGGTGGTTCGCGCTCCGCGTCTGATGCATGGAAAAGTCTCTCTGGTCCACCACAATGGAACGGGGGTTTTTCAGAATCTTCCCTCTCCCTTCCAGGCAACCCGCTACCACAGTCTGATTGTTCCGGAAGAATCCTGTCCGGAGGAACTGGAAATCTGTGCCTGGGTGGAGGAAGAAGGTCATCCCAAAGAGGTCATGGGGCTGAGGCATCGCGATTTTTCAGTACATGGCGTCCAGTTTCATCCCGAAAGCTTTTTGACTCTGGAAGGGCTGACCTTACTGAAAAACTTCCTGCAGCTACCGGCAGAACAACTCAGTACCACTTAA
- a CDS encoding molybdopterin molybdotransferase MoeA, which produces MLSVQEAFQLILETVKPASPEQRTLFEAWHCVLAEGTVSDLNIPPFDKALMDGFAVKSSDCQNGKATLQIQEIIYAGSVPTISLQSGQTSQIMTGAPLPEGADAVVQIEHCQIDDAARSVKIDTGPVSPGKNMLPQSSVLEAGAPVLAAGTLLRPQEIGALAETGSPTVKVRRAPTVAILATGDELVAPEESPEPGQIRNSNEVMLHAQILQTDAKPQPLGIARDERNHLRSKIQEGLKSDFLLLSGGVSAGERDLVPSELEQAGVKQVFHMVNLKPGKPLWFGILERSDGDPCYIFGLPGNPVSSMVCFELFVRTAIRQFMGFPSPRPQVQQARLKNDYHTSGNRPTYQPARLEWEAGESTVSPLITMGSADLNSTVKANAVALFPTGNQHYQAGLKVDVFLW; this is translated from the coding sequence ATGCTGTCAGTTCAAGAAGCATTTCAACTGATTCTGGAAACCGTGAAACCGGCGTCTCCCGAACAGCGTACATTATTCGAAGCCTGGCATTGTGTACTGGCGGAGGGCACGGTCAGCGATCTGAACATCCCGCCGTTTGATAAAGCGCTGATGGACGGATTTGCCGTGAAAAGCAGTGATTGTCAGAATGGGAAAGCCACTCTGCAGATCCAGGAAATCATTTACGCCGGTTCGGTTCCCACCATTTCGCTGCAGTCGGGTCAGACATCGCAGATCATGACGGGCGCGCCTCTGCCCGAAGGCGCAGATGCCGTTGTGCAGATTGAGCATTGCCAGATTGATGATGCAGCCCGCTCAGTGAAGATCGACACGGGACCGGTTTCGCCGGGCAAAAACATGCTCCCCCAATCGTCGGTACTCGAAGCGGGTGCGCCTGTCCTTGCCGCTGGCACTTTACTGCGACCGCAGGAGATCGGTGCGCTGGCGGAGACCGGTAGTCCGACAGTGAAGGTAAGACGTGCCCCCACAGTCGCGATCCTGGCGACAGGAGATGAACTGGTGGCTCCTGAAGAGAGTCCAGAGCCGGGACAGATCCGCAATTCCAATGAGGTCATGTTGCACGCACAGATACTGCAGACGGATGCAAAACCGCAGCCACTGGGCATTGCCCGCGATGAACGGAACCATCTGCGTTCTAAAATACAGGAAGGCTTGAAAAGTGATTTTCTGCTACTGTCCGGAGGAGTTTCCGCGGGCGAACGGGACCTGGTTCCATCCGAACTGGAGCAGGCGGGAGTGAAACAGGTATTTCATATGGTGAACCTGAAACCAGGAAAACCACTCTGGTTTGGTATTCTGGAACGGTCCGACGGAGATCCCTGTTACATCTTTGGATTGCCCGGAAACCCTGTCAGCAGCATGGTTTGCTTCGAATTATTCGTCCGAACCGCGATCCGTCAATTTATGGGATTCCCTTCACCCAGACCTCAAGTGCAGCAGGCGCGACTCAAGAACGACTATCACACCAGCGGCAACCGGCCCACCTATCAGCCGGCGCGACTGGAATGGGAAGCCGGAGAATCTACTGTATCCCCTTTGATAACAATGGGTTCTGCTGATTTAAACTCCACTGTGAAAGCCAATGCGGTGGCGTTGTTCCCCACGGGAAATCAACATTATCAGGCAGGATTGAAAGTTGACGTCTTTTTATGGTAG
- the lnt gene encoding apolipoprotein N-acyltransferase: MSLTTSTFEQSSSDEPVLEPHPVSEPLPSQPKEQNNQPLGEDVQNIINTARTSPAPARGAFFVSFLSAVLMWASFTPVDFGPLGWVCLIPLLLLVRIPRRTRLMYTAIYSGGLLFTVAAFQWMRLGHPTMYVAWIALAIYVACYFPLFVMLSRIAVHQFRIPLPAAAPVVWVGLEYIRAYLLTGFSWYYIGHTQYRWIEMIQISDLTGAYGVSFIVVMMAACFACLLPNSLLIRLKLFPMKLTEEDQKLNEIGGKQILQTALCLGLFFAVLGYGYVRRSQAEFQDGPRTALIQANFPSTVKHNPNEWRAIYLKHIELMGAAVRDQPDLVVWPETMFRWPLLESNGKTAEELGEVAPEVPLEKWKDPSVRKVLANMSQEANAALVIGMDVIAAGDEKIEQYNSAVFVRPDYGIHGRYNKIHRVPFGEYMPLKETLPFLQIFSPYGASFGIEPGKHAANFAYKDWNFAPLICFEDTVPHLVRFMLKPGATPDATARPIDCLVNLTNDGWFHGSSELDQHLITSAFRCVENRTPMVRAVNTGISAVIDGDGMIREPDLFLDWDNQKRTTLVNPKTGRWNKSLNAVIVDSVPLDHRSSLYTRFGDWFAGVCCFCVLFLFFMSALSWKRNAAEMKS, from the coding sequence ATGAGTTTAACGACTTCAACCTTCGAACAATCTTCCTCTGATGAACCTGTGCTGGAACCGCATCCTGTGTCTGAGCCACTCCCCTCACAACCGAAAGAGCAAAACAATCAGCCCCTGGGTGAGGACGTACAAAATATCATCAACACCGCGCGAACTTCTCCGGCTCCGGCGCGGGGCGCGTTTTTTGTTTCATTCCTGTCAGCCGTTCTGATGTGGGCCAGTTTCACTCCGGTCGACTTTGGTCCGCTGGGCTGGGTCTGTCTGATCCCGTTGCTGCTGCTGGTGCGCATTCCGAGAAGAACGCGTTTGATGTACACGGCCATTTATTCCGGCGGTCTGCTGTTTACCGTCGCAGCCTTTCAATGGATGCGACTGGGTCACCCGACGATGTATGTCGCCTGGATCGCGCTGGCGATTTATGTGGCGTGTTACTTCCCATTGTTTGTCATGCTGTCGCGCATCGCCGTCCATCAGTTTCGCATTCCCCTGCCTGCCGCAGCGCCGGTTGTGTGGGTCGGACTGGAATACATCCGGGCTTATCTGCTGACGGGGTTCTCCTGGTACTATATCGGCCACACACAATATCGCTGGATCGAAATGATTCAGATCAGTGATCTCACCGGCGCTTATGGCGTCAGCTTTATCGTGGTCATGATGGCTGCCTGCTTTGCCTGCCTGTTACCCAATTCACTGCTGATCCGCCTGAAACTGTTTCCGATGAAGCTGACGGAAGAAGATCAGAAACTGAATGAGATCGGCGGAAAGCAGATCCTGCAGACAGCCTTATGCCTGGGCCTGTTCTTTGCGGTCCTCGGCTATGGTTATGTCCGACGTTCGCAGGCCGAATTTCAGGATGGGCCGCGAACCGCTTTAATTCAGGCGAATTTTCCATCTACCGTTAAACATAACCCGAACGAATGGCGTGCCATCTACCTGAAACATATCGAGTTGATGGGCGCCGCCGTTCGTGATCAGCCAGACCTGGTTGTCTGGCCGGAAACAATGTTCCGCTGGCCGTTGCTGGAGAGCAATGGGAAAACGGCTGAAGAACTGGGTGAGGTCGCGCCGGAAGTTCCACTTGAGAAATGGAAAGATCCCTCGGTTCGCAAGGTCCTGGCAAACATGAGCCAGGAAGCGAATGCGGCACTGGTGATCGGGATGGATGTCATCGCCGCCGGTGATGAAAAAATAGAGCAATACAACTCTGCGGTTTTTGTCCGACCTGATTATGGCATCCACGGTCGTTATAATAAAATTCACCGTGTGCCGTTTGGTGAATACATGCCTCTGAAAGAAACACTCCCTTTCCTGCAGATCTTCTCGCCCTATGGTGCCTCGTTTGGAATCGAACCAGGCAAACATGCTGCCAACTTTGCATACAAGGACTGGAACTTCGCACCGCTGATCTGTTTTGAGGATACGGTGCCGCACCTGGTTCGCTTCATGCTGAAACCAGGGGCTACTCCGGATGCAACAGCCAGACCCATCGACTGCCTGGTCAATCTGACCAACGATGGGTGGTTTCATGGTTCAAGCGAACTGGATCAGCACCTGATTACATCTGCGTTCCGTTGTGTGGAGAACCGGACTCCCATGGTCCGCGCCGTGAACACGGGGATCTCGGCAGTCATCGATGGTGACGGCATGATTCGCGAGCCGGATTTATTCCTCGACTGGGATAACCAGAAACGGACCACACTGGTGAATCCGAAAACAGGACGCTGGAACAAATCATTGAATGCCGTGATCGTCGATTCGGTTCCCTTGGATCATCGCAGCAGTCTTTACACCCGGTTCGGTGACTGGTTTGCAGGCGTCTGTTGTTTCTGTGTCCTGTTTCTGTTCTTCATGTCCGCACTTTCCTGGAAACGAAACGCGGCTGAAATGAAATCGTAG
- a CDS encoding DUF4339 domain-containing protein, with the protein MARDSWYFKRSTETEGPISFEELFAMAQQGELTPQMEIRSGESGNWFAAEDMGGLFDSSSSGELPSLDDFSIVDSSFGIESEPDMPNLDGFSIVEEEDKLSSELESQLPRFATLEAVRSKYQKIQWYCRVLNHELGPMSADDLMKMLFDGELAPNDEVKSSAEPEWVPARTVVFLSSSGSDLDVIDSEEDSVEELVPTSGESASEQTATTEENVVEAEKPAEPPPPPILKVRSKQKWYCKLGGMGYGPIEAHKIKMWAEQDRVEPTDLLKLGRKGEWFEAWQIEALQLKKPNPKQAEPEVKADTAATETESNTTGAPVAAAPAAALAPMPAAPVAAAVPPVARAKPKIQVQRSNPLEALGPLMDPKILGGVGGVIALVAILYFVPLGDLFSPSGKEEFAKFQAFYQEYKALQSKQAGPAEYAALKKKANTELDPVIKDLESTAGSDYPALQQLLWAGRDYLPKMLDNPGPESARDQEKFENCLQEAQRLINKK; encoded by the coding sequence ATGGCACGCGACAGCTGGTACTTTAAGCGTTCAACTGAAACCGAAGGTCCCATTTCATTTGAAGAATTATTTGCCATGGCACAACAGGGCGAATTGACTCCTCAAATGGAAATCCGCAGTGGTGAATCCGGAAACTGGTTTGCTGCCGAGGACATGGGAGGCCTGTTCGATTCCTCTTCCAGTGGTGAACTGCCATCGCTGGATGATTTTTCCATTGTGGATTCCTCATTTGGAATCGAGTCAGAACCCGACATGCCTAACCTGGATGGTTTTTCCATTGTCGAAGAAGAAGACAAACTCTCGAGCGAACTGGAATCTCAGCTCCCCCGGTTTGCTACGCTGGAAGCCGTGCGGAGCAAGTACCAGAAGATTCAATGGTACTGTCGCGTACTGAATCATGAACTGGGGCCGATGTCGGCTGACGACCTGATGAAGATGCTGTTTGATGGTGAGCTGGCGCCCAATGATGAAGTAAAATCTTCAGCAGAGCCGGAGTGGGTGCCCGCGCGTACTGTTGTGTTTTTGAGTTCTTCCGGCAGTGATCTGGACGTCATCGATTCGGAAGAGGATTCGGTCGAAGAGCTGGTTCCGACGTCGGGTGAATCTGCTTCAGAACAGACTGCGACAACCGAAGAAAATGTGGTTGAAGCAGAGAAACCGGCAGAGCCTCCTCCACCACCGATTCTGAAGGTCCGTTCCAAACAAAAGTGGTACTGCAAACTGGGTGGCATGGGTTACGGCCCGATTGAAGCGCACAAGATCAAGATGTGGGCCGAACAGGATCGAGTCGAACCGACAGACCTGCTGAAGCTGGGCCGCAAAGGGGAGTGGTTTGAAGCCTGGCAGATCGAAGCCTTGCAGCTCAAAAAGCCGAACCCGAAACAAGCAGAACCAGAAGTAAAAGCAGATACTGCGGCTACTGAGACCGAATCAAATACAACGGGTGCACCTGTTGCTGCCGCTCCTGCTGCGGCGTTGGCACCAATGCCTGCAGCTCCTGTAGCCGCTGCAGTTCCACCCGTGGCGCGGGCAAAACCGAAAATTCAAGTGCAGCGTTCCAATCCCCTGGAAGCGCTGGGACCATTGATGGATCCTAAAATTTTAGGCGGAGTGGGGGGCGTCATTGCTTTAGTGGCGATACTGTATTTTGTCCCTCTGGGTGATCTGTTCTCCCCCAGTGGAAAAGAGGAATTCGCCAAGTTCCAGGCCTTCTACCAGGAATACAAGGCCTTACAGTCAAAGCAGGCAGGACCCGCTGAATACGCTGCCCTGAAAAAGAAAGCCAATACCGAACTGGATCCGGTCATCAAAGATCTGGAAAGCACTGCCGGTTCAGACTATCCTGCTTTGCAGCAACTGCTCTGGGCCGGGCGGGATTATCTCCCCAAGATGCTGGATAATCCAGGGCCGGAATCAGCCCGAGATCAGGAAAAATTTGAAAATTGCCTGCAGGAAGCGCAACGACTGATCAATAAAAAGTAA
- a CDS encoding DUF1559 domain-containing protein, translating into MNPQITSRRRRGFTLIELLVVIAIIAILIALLLPAVQQAREAARRSACKNNLKQLGLAMHNYHETHGIFPRANFEKQNDSTYGYGNYSYFSFSAQTMLLPFLDQANVYNQFNFSLAPNQAPNDTVKRAVIPAFLCPSDLSSIQNGGGYGLGPGNNYAVCAGPSIFWFGFAPSTNTSPTNLQHQVGMFNYRKAIRIRDLTDGSSNIIAAGELMKGDGNNDASLIGEGDTIRGGSRGSTASSFPSYNDVKNWGASCLAKKNSPPASPAPRGDTGSNWVYGNGGLTVFNTLLNPNSEYPNCVTCSSCGTNDAPGLFPARSRHVGGVHVLMGDGATRFISANIDNTTWQNLGAIQDGNVLGEF; encoded by the coding sequence ATGAACCCTCAGATTACGTCTCGTCGCCGTCGGGGTTTTACCCTGATTGAACTGCTGGTTGTGATTGCCATTATCGCAATTTTAATCGCCCTGTTATTACCTGCTGTCCAGCAGGCCCGTGAAGCTGCCCGTCGCAGTGCGTGTAAAAACAACCTGAAACAGCTCGGGCTGGCGATGCACAACTATCATGAAACCCATGGTATTTTCCCACGTGCAAACTTTGAAAAACAGAACGACTCTACTTACGGATATGGAAACTATTCGTACTTCTCGTTCTCAGCCCAGACCATGCTGCTCCCCTTCCTGGACCAGGCAAACGTTTACAACCAGTTCAACTTCTCACTGGCCCCTAACCAGGCGCCCAATGATACAGTCAAACGTGCTGTCATTCCTGCTTTTCTGTGTCCTTCTGATCTGAGTAGCATTCAAAATGGTGGCGGATATGGATTAGGTCCAGGCAACAACTATGCCGTCTGTGCCGGTCCCTCGATCTTCTGGTTTGGCTTTGCTCCCTCAACCAATACGAGCCCCACAAACCTGCAGCACCAGGTGGGGATGTTTAACTACCGTAAAGCGATTCGCATCCGTGATCTCACGGACGGCAGTTCCAATATCATTGCAGCCGGCGAACTGATGAAGGGTGACGGTAACAACGATGCTTCCCTGATCGGTGAAGGTGATACCATCCGCGGTGGTTCAAGAGGAAGCACTGCCAGTTCCTTCCCAAGTTACAACGATGTCAAAAACTGGGGTGCCTCCTGCCTGGCGAAAAAGAATTCGCCTCCCGCATCACCCGCACCTCGAGGCGATACCGGTTCCAACTGGGTTTACGGTAACGGCGGTCTGACTGTTTTCAACACACTGCTCAACCCGAACTCTGAATATCCGAACTGTGTGACCTGTTCCAGTTGTGGAACGAATGACGCCCCTGGCCTGTTCCCTGCCCGCAGTCGTCACGTCGGTGGTGTGCATGTCCTGATGGGCGATGGTGCCACCCGGTTCATCAGTGCCAACATTGATAACACAACCTGGCAGAATCTAGGTGCGATTCAGGACGGAAACGTTCTGGGCGAGTTTTAA
- a CDS encoding ribonuclease D: MSSPLIVQQSEFIALCDQIRDAGIVAFDTEFVSEFTYRPELSLLQFAVNGQAVAVDPYEMDDLSPWWDIMTDDDTVIVVHGGREEVRFCRHFSGKKPRKLVDLQIAEGLRSRSFPISYTALVARVLNEKAGSKETRTDWRRRPLTQQQIKYALDDVKFVLKIWKIQEKELIDLGRLDWAEAEFQRMIDEVDSEFHRENWRRVSGLHKLKPRELAIVRELFDWRDEVAQEKNQPARRILRDDLLIELARRKPATPQDLTATRDLNRKNMFKLAPEVVQRIAKAQQTPNDQLPQLMENPNTQQNQDEQVIGKLLGIALANRCAEMNVSQTLVGTSADLRHLVRYHVYKEISDERPRLMAGWRAEVCGDLLTDVLDGKISMRVADPESDHPLHFERLS, translated from the coding sequence ATGTCGAGCCCCCTCATCGTGCAGCAGTCCGAGTTTATCGCGTTATGTGATCAAATCCGGGACGCGGGCATCGTTGCATTCGATACCGAATTTGTGTCAGAGTTCACGTATCGGCCGGAACTCTCGCTGCTGCAGTTTGCCGTCAATGGCCAGGCTGTCGCCGTCGATCCTTATGAAATGGATGATTTATCCCCCTGGTGGGATATCATGACGGATGATGACACGGTCATTGTCGTACATGGCGGTCGTGAAGAAGTTCGTTTCTGTCGACATTTTTCCGGGAAGAAGCCCCGGAAACTGGTCGATTTGCAGATCGCCGAAGGCCTGCGTTCGCGGAGTTTTCCCATTTCGTATACCGCACTGGTCGCACGTGTGCTGAATGAAAAAGCGGGGAGTAAAGAAACTCGTACCGACTGGCGTCGCCGACCACTGACCCAGCAGCAGATCAAATATGCACTCGATGATGTCAAGTTCGTGCTCAAGATCTGGAAAATACAGGAAAAGGAGTTGATCGACCTGGGAAGACTCGACTGGGCCGAAGCCGAGTTTCAACGGATGATTGATGAAGTGGATTCCGAATTTCATCGGGAAAACTGGCGACGTGTATCCGGATTGCATAAATTGAAACCGCGCGAGCTGGCGATTGTACGTGAGCTGTTTGACTGGCGCGATGAGGTGGCTCAGGAAAAGAATCAGCCGGCACGCAGAATCCTCCGTGATGATCTATTAATTGAACTTGCCCGCCGCAAACCAGCCACGCCTCAGGACCTGACGGCGACCCGGGATCTGAACCGTAAGAATATGTTCAAGCTGGCGCCCGAAGTCGTGCAGCGAATCGCGAAAGCACAACAGACACCCAACGATCAGCTGCCGCAGTTGATGGAAAATCCGAATACCCAACAAAACCAGGACGAACAGGTCATCGGTAAGCTGTTGGGAATTGCACTGGCGAATCGTTGTGCCGAGATGAATGTCTCACAAACGCTCGTGGGGACTTCAGCCGATTTGAGACACCTCGTTCGATACCATGTCTACAAAGAAATTTCTGACGAACGACCACGACTGATGGCAGGCTGGCGCGCAGAGGTCTGTGGCGATCTGTTAACGGATGTCCTTGATGGGAAAATTTCAATGCGGGTGGCTGATCCGGAATCCGATCATCCCCTGCATTTCGAACGACTCAGCTGA